The window ACCAGGTCCTGGACGGCGAACTCGACGCGGTGATCCAGGCCTGCGTCGACGCGGACTCGGCCGCGAAGCTGGCAGCGGCGTAAGGCACGTACGAGCACGAAGAAGTACGACGGAGGACTTGCGTGAACCTGCTGCTCGCGGAAGTGGCCCAGGCCACCCAGCGCCTGGCCGACGCCGGCGTGCCCTCGCCGCGCAACGACGCGGAGGAACTCGCCGCGTACGTGCACGGCGTCAAGCGGGGCGAGCTGCACACCGTCAAGAACTCCGACTTCGACGCCCGCTACTGGGAGGTCATCGCCCGGCGCGAGCAGCGTGAGCCGCTCCAGCACATCACCGGACGCGCGTACTTCCGCTACCTCGAACTTCAGGTCGGGCCAGGGGTGTTCGTGCCCCGGCCGGAGACCGAGTCGGTGGTCGGCTGGGCCATAGACGCCGTGCGCGCGATGGACGTCGTCGAGCCGCTCATCGTCGATCTGTGCACCGGGTCCGGCGCCATCGCGCTCGCCCTCGCCCAGGAGGTGCCGCGCTCGCGGGTGCACGCCGTGGAGCTGTCCGAGGACGCGCTGACGTGGACCCGCAAGAACATGGCGGGCTCCCGCGTCGACCTGCGCCAGGGCAACGCCCTGGACGCCTTCCGCGACCTCGACGGCCAGGTCGACCTGGTCGTCTCCAACCCGCCGTACATCCCGCTCACGGAGTGGGAGTACGTGGCGCCCGAGGCCCGCGACTACGATCCCGAACTCGCCCTGTTCTCGGGGGAGGACGGCCTGGACCTCATCCGGGGCATCGAGCGCACCGCACACCGGCTCCTGCGGCCCGGAGGTGTCGTCGTCATCGAGCACGCCGACACCCAGGGCGGCCAGGTGCCCTGGATCTTCACCGAGGAGCGGGGCTGGGCCGACGCGGCCGACCACCCGGACCTCAACAACCGGCCGCGGTTCGCGACCGCCCGCAAGGCGCTGCCCTGATGAGCACGAGCACGAGCATGGGCACGCGCCCCACGACAACCCCCCAGCAGCAGTACGTGTACGAGGAGGCCCGCTAGATGGCACGGCGATACGACACCAACGACGCGACCGACCGCGCCACCGGTCTGCGCGAGGCCGCGTCCGCCATCCGCCGGGGCGAGCTCGTCGTGCTGCCGACGGACACCGTGTACGGCATCGGTGCGGACGCCTTCACCTCCGAGGCCGTCGCCGACCTCCTGGAGGCCAAGGGCCGGGGTCGTAGCATGCCCACGCCCGTGCTCATCGGCTCCCCGAACACGCTGCACGGCCTCGTCACGGACTTCTCCGAGATGGCCTGGGAACTGGTCGACGCCTTCTGGCCCGGCGCGCTGACCCTCGTCGCCAAGCACCAGCCGTCGCTGCAGTGGGACCTCGGCGACACCCGCGGCACCGTCGCCGTGCGCATGCCGCTGCACCCGGTCGCCATCGAACTGCTGACCGACGTCGGCCCGATGGCGGTCTCCTCGGCCAACCTGACCGGGCACCCGGCGCCGGAGAACTGCGACGCCGCCGAGGCGATGCTGGGCGACTCCGTCTCCGTCTACCTCGACGGCGGCCCGACCCCCGGCAACGAGCCGTCCTCCATCGTCGACGTCACGGGCAAGGTGCCGGTCCTGCTGCGTGCGGGCGCCCTGTCGGCGGAGGAGCTGCGCAAGGTCGTACCCGACCTCGAGGTGGCGAATTGACGGCCCCTGACGCGGGGCGTGGCATATGGGACGGGGAAGAGACGCGGACCTTCACGGGGCTGCCGCGGGACACCTTCCGCATCCTCCACGTCAGCACAGGCAACGTGTGCCGCTCGCCGATCACCGAGCGGCTGACCCGGCACGCCCTGGCCGACCGGCTCGGGGACCCGCTGTGGGGCGGTCTCGTCGTCGAGAGCGCCGGGACCTGGGGGCACGAGGGGGCGCCCATGGAGGCGAACGCGGAGGCGGTCCTCGCGGACTTCGGCGCGGACGCCTCCGGCTTCACGGGGCGTGAGCTGCTCGACGAGCACGTCATCCGCGCCGACCTCGTGCTGACGGCCACCCGGGACCACCGGGCCCAGGTCATCTCCATGGGGCACTCGGCCGGGCTGCGCACCTTCACCCTGAAGGAGTTCACCCGGCTGGTCCGCGCCATCGACCCCACCACCCTGCCCTCCCTGGAGGAGGGCATGGTCGTCCGCGCACGCGCCCTGGTCCGCGCCGCCGCCGCTCTACGCGGGTGGCTCCTCGCCCCCACCGCCGAGGCCGACGAGGTCTACGACCCGTACGGGGCGCCCCTGCCGTTCTTCCGCTCGGTGGGCGACGAGATACACCAGGCGATCGATCCGGTGGTCACCGCTCTCACGGGGGTGCCCGCCCGGGCTTGATCCCGGCCGCGGGGTGGGCCGGCGCAGCGTCTCGAAGCCGGGAGGCCCGCCAGGGCCGAGCGTCGCGAGAGACGCGTAGGGGAGCCGGGTCCGGTGGTCACCGCTCTCACCGGAGTGCCCGACCG is drawn from Streptomyces bottropensis ATCC 25435 and contains these coding sequences:
- the prmC gene encoding peptide chain release factor N(5)-glutamine methyltransferase, giving the protein MNLLLAEVAQATQRLADAGVPSPRNDAEELAAYVHGVKRGELHTVKNSDFDARYWEVIARREQREPLQHITGRAYFRYLELQVGPGVFVPRPETESVVGWAIDAVRAMDVVEPLIVDLCTGSGAIALALAQEVPRSRVHAVELSEDALTWTRKNMAGSRVDLRQGNALDAFRDLDGQVDLVVSNPPYIPLTEWEYVAPEARDYDPELALFSGEDGLDLIRGIERTAHRLLRPGGVVVIEHADTQGGQVPWIFTEERGWADAADHPDLNNRPRFATARKALP
- a CDS encoding L-threonylcarbamoyladenylate synthase translates to MARRYDTNDATDRATGLREAASAIRRGELVVLPTDTVYGIGADAFTSEAVADLLEAKGRGRSMPTPVLIGSPNTLHGLVTDFSEMAWELVDAFWPGALTLVAKHQPSLQWDLGDTRGTVAVRMPLHPVAIELLTDVGPMAVSSANLTGHPAPENCDAAEAMLGDSVSVYLDGGPTPGNEPSSIVDVTGKVPVLLRAGALSAEELRKVVPDLEVAN
- a CDS encoding low molecular weight phosphatase family protein encodes the protein MTAPDAGRGIWDGEETRTFTGLPRDTFRILHVSTGNVCRSPITERLTRHALADRLGDPLWGGLVVESAGTWGHEGAPMEANAEAVLADFGADASGFTGRELLDEHVIRADLVLTATRDHRAQVISMGHSAGLRTFTLKEFTRLVRAIDPTTLPSLEEGMVVRARALVRAAAALRGWLLAPTAEADEVYDPYGAPLPFFRSVGDEIHQAIDPVVTALTGVPARA